From the bacterium genome, the window TTCGTCACGTTCTGGCGCGAGCGGCTGACTTTCTTCCAGGGGAATCAAGGGCAGGGGCTGGCGTTTCTGACTGAAGAATTCCACTCACCGACTCTGTATAGATTGGCCGAACAGATCAAAAAGCAACTCCCGCTGGCGACCTGGGTGGTGTACGAACCGCTGGGGAATGAGCAGGCATATGAGGGAGTGCGGATGGCGACGGGCAAATCACTCCAGCCGCTGTATCAGCTTGATCGCGCCGAAGTGATTCTGTCATTGGATGCGGACTTCATTGCGCACGATTCTGACTCGGTCAGGTTGGCGCGACAGTTCGCGGATGGCCGTCGAGTGATGGCGCAGACGGATAAGATGAATCGGCTGTATGCGGTCGAGAGCAATTACTCGGTAACCGGAGCGACGGCGGATCATCGGCTACGCATCCAATCGCGACAGGTCGGCGACTTCCTGGTAGTGCTCGGCCGGGAATTGCAGTCGATGGGGCTCAGCTTGCCGGCCTTCGCCGGGCTGACGACCACTGGCACGTATGATTCCAAGTGGGTGACCGGGTTGGCGCGTGACCTCGCACGGTCGCGCGGCAAATCGGCGATACTGGTTGGTAAACAGCAGCCTGCCTCGGTGCATGCACTCGCAGTGGCGCTCAACGAAGCGCTGGGGAATGTCGGCACGACACTGACATTTGTAGAAATCAAAGATAGTTATCTTCCTGCCAATGCCGGGCTCAAATCGCTTACCGACCAGATGAAGGCGGGGGCAGTTGATACCTTAGTGATGCTGGGCGGCAACCCGGTCTATTCTGCGCCGGTTGATCTGCAGTTTGCCGCGGCTCTGCCGAAAGTGAAGAACTCGATCCATCTGGCGACGCATGTCGACGAGACTTCGAATCTGTCGACCTGGCATTTGCCGCAGTCGCATTTCCTCGAAGCGTGGGGAGATGTACGGGCGCTGGATGGAACCCTGAGTGTGATCCAGCCGCTGATCGAGCCGCTCTTCAGTTCGCAGTCGACCTGCGAAGTGATGAACCTGCTGGCGACCGGTACGAAAGTTAAGGGATATGATGTAGTGCGGGAGAGCTGGCAGAGTTCACTCGCCGGAGCCGGGTTTGAGAAGTCCTGGCGGAAAGTGCTGCATGACGGCATGCTGCCAGAGAGCGCGGAAGCGCCAGTCGCAGTTTCAGTCGATATGATGGCGGTGCGGAATCATCTGGCGGCGAGTCCGCTACCTTCCGGGATCGCCGATGGAAATAATCTTGAGATCCTGTTTACCGAATCCAACCTGTATGACGGACGCTTTGCCAACAACGGTTGGCTACAGGAATTGCCTGATCCGATCACGCGGCTGTCGTGGGACAATGCTGCCCTGATCAGCCAGAAGACGGCGCAAGCGTTCGGTCTGCACAATGGAGATATGGCGCGAGTAGCCCATCAGGGGAATGAACTTGAGCTCCCGATCTGGATCAATCCAGGTCAGGCAGATAATTCGGTGACAGTGCGGCTCGGCTACGGCCGGACGGCCGCAGGGCGGGTGGCTGAAAACGTTGGGTTCGACTGTTACAAACTGCGGACCTCTAACTCGCTCGGCTTTGGCCTGGGTGCGACCATCAGCAAGGTTGGAAGAACCTACAGTCTGTCGAATGTGCAGGACCATGGTTCAATGGAAGGTCGTCCGATCCTTCGGGAAGCGACGCTCGACCAGTACCAGAAGACTGGTGAATTTTATCCGGAGATGATCGCGCATCCTCCGCTTCTCCCAATGTGGGATCAGCATACGTATGACACCGGTTATCAGTGGGGAATGAGTATCGATCTGACTGCGTGCACCGGCTGCAACGCCTGTGTGATCGCCTGTCAGGCAGAGAACAATATCCCGATCGTCGGCAAGGAGCAGGTATCGCGAGGCCGCGAGATGCACTGGATGCGACTGGATCGGTACTATAAAGGTGATGTTGCTGAGCCGGAAGTGTCGCATCAGCCGATGATGTGCCAGCACTGTGAAATGGCTCCGTGCGAAAACGTCTGCCCGGTGGCGGCGACGGTCCATGACAAAGAGGGGCTCAATGTCATGGTCTACAACCGGTGTATCGGGACGCGGTATTGTTCCAACAACTGCCCCTACAAGGTGCGCCGATTCAATTTCTTCAACTACACCAAGGATCTTCCGGAGACGGTCAAGATGGCGCAGAA encodes:
- a CDS encoding TAT-variant-translocated molybdopterin oxidoreductase, whose amino-acid sequence is MSPMKEKKQTTGLAYWRSLDQLENSPDFKEFLHREFPQGASEFDNSWSRRSFLTLMGASVALAGLAGCRRPVDKIVPYVTQPEEITPGMPNYYATAMPFGQNALGLLVKSINGRPIKIEGNPEHGSTRGSSSVLMQAEILNLYDPDRSRIPTKSGAVSNWDDFVTFWRERLTFFQGNQGQGLAFLTEEFHSPTLYRLAEQIKKQLPLATWVVYEPLGNEQAYEGVRMATGKSLQPLYQLDRAEVILSLDADFIAHDSDSVRLARQFADGRRVMAQTDKMNRLYAVESNYSVTGATADHRLRIQSRQVGDFLVVLGRELQSMGLSLPAFAGLTTTGTYDSKWVTGLARDLARSRGKSAILVGKQQPASVHALAVALNEALGNVGTTLTFVEIKDSYLPANAGLKSLTDQMKAGAVDTLVMLGGNPVYSAPVDLQFAAALPKVKNSIHLATHVDETSNLSTWHLPQSHFLEAWGDVRALDGTLSVIQPLIEPLFSSQSTCEVMNLLATGTKVKGYDVVRESWQSSLAGAGFEKSWRKVLHDGMLPESAEAPVAVSVDMMAVRNHLAASPLPSGIADGNNLEILFTESNLYDGRFANNGWLQELPDPITRLSWDNAALISQKTAQAFGLHNGDMARVAHQGNELELPIWINPGQADNSVTVRLGYGRTAAGRVAENVGFDCYKLRTSNSLGFGLGATISKVGRTYSLSNVQDHGSMEGRPILREATLDQYQKTGEFYPEMIAHPPLLPMWDQHTYDTGYQWGMSIDLTACTGCNACVIACQAENNIPIVGKEQVSRGREMHWMRLDRYYKGDVAEPEVSHQPMMCQHCEMAPCENVCPVAATVHDKEGLNVMVYNRCIGTRYCSNNCPYKVRRFNFFNYTKDLPETVKMAQNPDVTVRTRGVMEKCTFCIQRINAGKLAAKLEDRTVNDGEIVTACQQACPSKAIVFGNINDPSSQVVALKKGNRDYAVLEELNTKPRTTYLAKIRNVNPEIGTAVVSGDAHATHKG